TGATGGGAAATGGTATCACAATAGATTCAGCAACTATAACAACAAACGGTGGAGATATAACACTAAGAGGTAAAGGTGCTGAACTTTATAATTCATATAATTCTTCAGATGATTCAAATACTACAAATAATAATGGAATAAGATTGCATGGAAGCAATACAATTGATTCAGGAACAGGAAAAATCTCTTTTGTAGGAGTAGCTCAAGGTATTGATGGCTCAAGTAATGGTATTGAAACAAATTCTTCTGGATATACAAAGATTTTATCATCTGCTACTTCAGGAGATGCTATTAAGTTTTATGGAGATGCAAGAACTGGAACATCATCAAACGGTTGGGGAACTTTTCTTTGGGGAACTAGCAATAGTGGAATTTTACTCGCAGCAACAAGTGGAGGAAATATATACCTAGAAGGATATGGAAGAAATGGTATAACTAATGCTGGTGGAGTGCACTTAGAACCTAATGCTTTTGTTTTAGCAAATAGTGGTGATATAACTATAACTGGGGAAAAAGGAACTATCTCTACTTATGCTGATGTTGTAAACAACAACACTATAGGATATATAGACTCCTTGCCAAGTGGTTTTGGAATATCTTCTTCTCCAGTAACTTCTTCTAGTAGCAATATAAATATTATTGCAGATACTATAAAAGCTGGTCAAGTTTTTGGTACTGGAAACTTCTTAGCAAGTAAGATTCAAAGTAGTGGTATCTTGACTTTAGCTCCTAAAACTATTGGTAAAAATCTTTATATTCAAAATAGTACACCCACAAATACAAGTGATGCTTGGTTTAATCCTAACTCCATGTTTGGAGTAAATGGACTTTTTACACCTGAGTTTAATAAACTAATCTTTGGTTCAGAAACAACAGGAAGTGTAGTTTTGGATAATTATACTTTTAATCAAGATACACAAATTAAATCAAATAATAGTGTGACTTTAGGCGCAATCAAAATAGAAAATGATAAATCACTTGAAGTAACAACTACGGGTAATAGTATTACAGATGCAGGTGTTGTTGAAGTTACTAATCTTGCAATTAATGCTTCAAATGCGGATGTAGTCTTTGATGAATCAAATAAAATTGGAGTAATTGCTGCAAATGTTAAAAGTTTGAATCTACAAAATACACAAGCTTTAAGTATAGGAACAGTTAAAGGAATAAGTGGAATCACTTCAGTAAACAATATAAATATTGCAACTTTAAATGGTGATTTAAAAATAAAAAACAATATCTCAACTACTTCAATTACAAACGATGCAATTGTTCTTAATGCTGGTAAAAATAGTAATTCTGGAATAAAAACAGGTGGAAATATTATTCATGAAAATGGAATATTGACAACAGGAACAAATGGAAGAGTAACTTTATTTACAGGTGGAATTAGTGAAAGTACAGGAGTAAGTTCTTTAGTAAATAGTGGTAACTTTAGATATAACTCAGATGAAGCAGCAACTAATTATACAAAATCTTTAGGAAGTGGAATTTTTGTAGTATATAGAGAACAACCAACGATTAAAATTTCGCCAGATTCAAAAAATATAACTTATGGAGACACTGTTTCAGGTCTTACTTATGGCTCAAGTGGATTTGTAAATGGAGATGATGCAAACATATTAGCAGGAACAGCAAGTTTTAATATAAATAGTACAAAATCAACATCAGGACATCACATATTTGGAGAACATGATATAGCTTATAATAGTGGACTTACAAATGCTTTGGGATATTCTATTAGTGATGATAACTCTACAAATAATGAATTAAAAGTTGCTAAAAAAGTATTAACAATCAGTGGAATAACAGCAGAAAATAAAACTTATGATGGAACTACAAATGCAACACTTATATCAGGAACTAATTCTCTAATAGGTTTAGTATCTGGTGATATAGTAAGTGGAGATTTTTCTTCTTTATCTGGAGTATTTTTAGATAAAAATGCAGGAAACAATAAAGCTATAACAATAAGTGGAGTTACAATAAATGGAGCAGATAAAGATAACTACAATATTACAAACCAAGCTAATACAACAGCAAATATAAGTAAAAAAGATATCACAGCAGTTACAGATATCACAGCATTAAATAAAACTTATGATGGAACTACAGATGCAACATTAGTTACAACAAATGCAAAATTTACAGGGATGCTTACTAATGATAAATTAAATATTGCTACTTCAAAAGGAACATTCGAAGATAAGAGTGTAGGAACAAATAAAATAGTAAATATTTCAAATTTAGCTTTAGGTGGTGATGATGTAAATAATTATAATTTATTATCTACTATATCAAGTACAACAGCAGATATTACTGCTGTTCCAACACCAGATTCAGTTGATCCAAAACCAGAAATTAAAAAAATAGTTGATTCAATAACAAATCAATCAGCTATAACTATAAATTTACCTAATGTAGAAGCAAACACTACTCCAAATAATATAGGAAAAAATGTAAATATTATTTTTGTACAAGGTGAAAATCAAATGTTAGTTTCAAGACCAATTGAAGGACAATCTACTCAAAGAGTAAGTTTAAGCGAAGCTAGACAAATGCAAATACAAAATGGTGGAAGCAGTGAAGAAGTAATAGTTCCTTTATCAAATAGTTCAATTATACAGCTTATTGATGGTGGAGTTAATCTTCCAAGTGGTGTAGAACAAGAGTTTTATTTAGCAAATTCAAATACACAAGAGGAAAAATAATGAAAATCAAAAATAGTATATTATTATCAAGTTTGCTAGCAAGCACAATTTATGCAAATCCAATACCACCAAAAATTTCCGATGTTTTAAAAGAGGTAACTCCTCCTAAAATAGAAAAAGAAAAAAGAGAGATACCAAAAAT
Above is a genomic segment from Aliarcobacter cryaerophilus containing:
- a CDS encoding beta strand repeat-containing protein; this translates as MNFIPNYKNSFRILKGGKISLVVSSFLAGTTLSFAAPSGGVVTSGDANISQAGKVTNISQSTQKASINWNKFDIASDETVNFKQPNSSSITLNRVVGNEKSIINGALNANGQVWIINSNGVLFGKGASINTSGLLATTKDISDADFQAGNYNFKGNSKESVINLGTIDVINSGSVILAANEVRNEGTIKAIRGKIHLAGADEYTVNLNGNSLVNLTVNKGVLDSLVKNSGTIISNGGEVYLTTNAVNDLLKGVVNNTGVIEANSLAGITGYVELFAHGGEVQVGGKLEAKEGFIETSGRDFSIDKDAKIETAEWLIDPVDITINDTLAGAIATQLGSGNVTIETGAANTPDTSGNEILNYGDIFVASNINYTGTNESTLTLKAYRNIVFANEYGTYGTNGTNGTQPSQKGSISSNNAALNVVLWSRADDAATEANLYRKGSVWVPVGASIQTNGGDITIGGGIDPLTGYSYAGALNSAETNAIYRGVTINGLLNAEGGNISIKAEGPYSGAAGRGISIGGTISTNGSGNISIDGISHTSSDGIGIGDSNPATINIQNGTLTLNGKKGTGANGINFSTAGSAINITGSGFVNANATGRINLNLGKINKSGSGISNLTLKATDHIVMEKSFKIESTSGELNTTLHSDSDGTNGGVIWLKGNGYNNPFQGATINTNGGFLTLSGGIDTTTGYAQGMDNVMGNGITIDSATITTNGGDITLRGKGAELYNSYNSSDDSNTTNNNGIRLHGSNTIDSGTGKISFVGVAQGIDGSSNGIETNSSGYTKILSSATSGDAIKFYGDARTGTSSNGWGTFLWGTSNSGILLAATSGGNIYLEGYGRNGITNAGGVHLEPNAFVLANSGDITITGEKGTISTYADVVNNNTIGYIDSLPSGFGISSSPVTSSSSNINIIADTIKAGQVFGTGNFLASKIQSSGILTLAPKTIGKNLYIQNSTPTNTSDAWFNPNSMFGVNGLFTPEFNKLIFGSETTGSVVLDNYTFNQDTQIKSNNSVTLGAIKIENDKSLEVTTTGNSITDAGVVEVTNLAINASNADVVFDESNKIGVIAANVKSLNLQNTQALSIGTVKGISGITSVNNINIATLNGDLKIKNNISTTSITNDAIVLNAGKNSNSGIKTGGNIIHENGILTTGTNGRVTLFTGGISESTGVSSLVNSGNFRYNSDEAATNYTKSLGSGIFVVYREQPTIKISPDSKNITYGDTVSGLTYGSSGFVNGDDANILAGTASFNINSTKSTSGHHIFGEHDIAYNSGLTNALGYSISDDNSTNNELKVAKKVLTISGITAENKTYDGTTNATLISGTNSLIGLVSGDIVSGDFSSLSGVFLDKNAGNNKAITISGVTINGADKDNYNITNQANTTANISKKDITAVTDITALNKTYDGTTDATLVTTNAKFTGMLTNDKLNIATSKGTFEDKSVGTNKIVNISNLALGGDDVNNYNLLSTISSTTADITAVPTPDSVDPKPEIKKIVDSITNQSAITINLPNVEANTTPNNIGKNVNIIFVQGENQMLVSRPIEGQSTQRVSLSEARQMQIQNGGSSEEVIVPLSNSSIIQLIDGGVNLPSGVEQEFYLANSNTQEEK